Below is a window of Candidatus Paceibacterota bacterium DNA.
AACCGGATACTTTTTCTTCGCTGGTCGGAAACTTTTCATCATCTGTTCACTTTTTCAGAGAGCGGACTAACTTCAAGTTGAATGGATCTTGGTGGGGCACGTCACGCGGCATCGTAGGTTGCCGCGAAGATTGTCTCAGCCAGCCATTTCTTGAACGAGGGATTGTCGCTGAATTGCTTGAACAGCTCAGTGTGATCCGTCAGCAGTTCGATAACGGCGCGTTCCAATGCCTTGTCGTGCTCGATCCGTGCATTCTGTTTGTCCGAGTTTTTCATAGCGTTTTGGTAAGCTTTGTCAGCGGCCACCTTCGTGGGTAACTCTTCGGCAATCACCTTTCCGATTTTGTCCGCGTCCTTCCAGTCGATATTACCGAACATGTCGTTGAAGGTCTTCAGGATGTTGCTCAGGAGATCAAGCTCCGGTTCCGGCTTGCGCCCACCACCCGACGTCGGGACCGGGTCAATCTCGGCGTCGGCGTCCGGCAGCGCAATCGACATCGTGGCCTGCGCTTCCACCCGATAGCTGTCCATGTCGATTGAAGCGAGGATACCCTTGGAGAGGTCCTGTTCTTCCGGTGCAGGGAGCTTCGGTGTCAGGAAGTTCAGGAAGATTGACAGCTTCTCCCAATCGGCGTTCGAGTAGGGAAGAATGGCGGCCAGAAATCCATAGGTGCGCGTGAACGCCTTGCACTTGCCCTTGAAATCGACCTGTCCATCTTCGTCTAGATCTGTTTTATAGGTCGCCACACAGGCGTCGAGAATTGGGTCCAGCTTGTCCCTATCGGCACCCCCAAGATACAGCGCAACCAGATCCTCAACCTGCTCCCAGGAATAGACCTGATAGCCATCAAGGCTGGCCTTCAAGTCGTGCAGCTTGTTGGGGTCTGTTTCCTCGCTGAGAATGGTTGTCCGGTAATAATCTTCGAACGAGGCCTTAATGCCGTCGATATCGTTCATGAAATCCAGAACGAACGTATCGTGCTTCTGCGGGTGCGCCCGGTTGAGGCGGGATAAGGTCTGGACGGCCTTGATGCTCGACAGCGTCTTGTCGACATACATGGTGTGGAGCAGCGGTTCGTCGTAACCGGTCTGGAACTTGTCCGCGACGATCAGAAACCGGTACGGGTCCGTCTTGACCATTGCCTCGATCTTGTTGCTTGGGAAGCCGTTCAAGCTGGCCTCCGTCAACTTCTGGCCGCCATATTCATGCTCGCCGGAGAAGGCGACGATCGCCTCATAAGGGCTTTTTCGCTCCTTCAGGTAGTCGCGGAACGCGTGAAAATACTGGATCGCTCGATGAATGCCGCTGGTGACCACCATGGCTCGTGCGGCACCGCCAATCTTCCTGTGGCCAATGACCTGGTCGTGGAAGTGATCGACCATGATCTCAGCTTTTTTCCGGATGGCGTGGTCGTGGGACTCCACATAGCGGCGCAGCTTCTTCTGTGCGCGCTTGCTGTCAAACTGCGGGTCGTCTTCAACCGTCTTCATCAGGCGGTAATAGCTATCGACTGGCGTATAGTGCTTCAGCACATCGAGGATGAAACCCTCCTGAATGGCCTGCTTCATCGTATAGCTGTGGAAGGGCACATGCTTGACCTTGCCGCCCTCCGGAACGCCCGCGCCGAATATCTCCAGTGTCTTGTTCTTGGGCGTCGCCGTGAACGCGAAATAGCTGGCGTTGGGCAGCACCTTGCGGGCTTCCATCAGCCGGTTGATGGTGTCCTCAACGGTTTCGTCCTCTTCCTCGCCCCCATCGGCGGCGAGCGCGATGTTCATCTTCGCCGATGTCCGGCCGCCCTGGCTTGAATGCGCCTCGTCGATGATGACGGCGAAGGACCGACCCCGGTGTTCATCACCGATTTCTTCCAGGATGAACGGGAACTTCTGCACCGTCGTGATGACGATCTTCTTGCCCGCCTTCAGGAAGGCCCGCAGATCACCCGAGCGTTCCGCATGGCCGACAATTGAGGCGACCTGTGCAAACTGCTTGATGGTGTCGCGGATCTGCTTGTCCAACACGCGCCGGTCTGTCACCACGATGACCGTATCGAAGGTGGTCTTGCCGTCCGTCTCCAGCCCGATCAGCTGATGGCTCAGCCATGCGATGGAGTTGCTCTTGCCGGAGCCGGCCGAATGCTGGATCAGGTAGCGCTTGCCCGCGCCAGAGCTTTCCGCATCAGCCAGTAGCTTTCGCACGACGTCCAACTGGTGGAAGCGCGGGAACACTTGCTTTGGCGGCTTCTTTTTGCCCTTGTCGTCGGTCTCTTCGACAACCTGGGCATAGTTCTCCAGAATGTCGGTCAGGTTGCGCTTGGTCAGAACCTCTTTCCAGAGATAGTCGGTTTTCAGCCCATGCGGATTGGGCGGATTGCCAGCCCCATCGTTCCAGCCCTTGTTAAAGGGCAGGAACCACGACGCCTTGCCCTTTAGGTGGGTGCACATCCGCACTTCGTGGTCATCGACAGCGAAGTGAACCACGCAGCGGCCGAACTGGAACAGAAGCTCCTTGGGGTCACGGTCGCGCTTGTATTGTTCGATGGCGTCTTCGACCGTCTGTTTTGTCAGGCTGTTCTTCAGCTCGAATGTCGCAATCGGCAGGCCGTTGATGAAGATAGCAGCATCTAGCGACAGCTTGGTGCCGTCCTTGGAGTAATGCAGTTGGCGGGTGACGCTGAAGATATTGGCGGCGAACAGCTCTTCTGCTTTCGGGTTGCCCACCGATGGTGTTCCGTAGAACAACTCGATTGAGACCGGGCCGTGTTTGACGCCGCCCCGCAGCACATCAATGACGCCGCGCTTGGCGATCTCGCCTTGCA
It encodes the following:
- a CDS encoding type I restriction endonuclease subunit R, with translation MPTTDTSEKGLETLIVSSLIGDAGYVAGESKDFDRDHAVDLAKVSAFITTTQPEAAEALGLAEDGPKRLQFLHRLQGEIAKRGVIDVLRGGVKHGPVSIELFYGTPSVGNPKAEELFAANIFSVTRQLHYSKDGTKLSLDAAIFINGLPIATFELKNSLTKQTVEDAIEQYKRDRDPKELLFQFGRCVVHFAVDDHEVRMCTHLKGKASWFLPFNKGWNDGAGNPPNPHGLKTDYLWKEVLTKRNLTDILENYAQVVEETDDKGKKKPPKQVFPRFHQLDVVRKLLADAESSGAGKRYLIQHSAGSGKSNSIAWLSHQLIGLETDGKTTFDTVIVVTDRRVLDKQIRDTIKQFAQVASIVGHAERSGDLRAFLKAGKKIVITTVQKFPFILEEIGDEHRGRSFAVIIDEAHSSQGGRTSAKMNIALAADGGEEEDETVEDTINRLMEARKVLPNASYFAFTATPKNKTLEIFGAGVPEGGKVKHVPFHSYTMKQAIQEGFILDVLKHYTPVDSYYRLMKTVEDDPQFDSKRAQKKLRRYVESHDHAIRKKAEIMVDHFHDQVIGHRKIGGAARAMVVTSGIHRAIQYFHAFRDYLKERKSPYEAIVAFSGEHEYGGQKLTEASLNGFPSNKIEAMVKTDPYRFLIVADKFQTGYDEPLLHTMYVDKTLSSIKAVQTLSRLNRAHPQKHDTFVLDFMNDIDGIKASFEDYYRTTILSEETDPNKLHDLKASLDGYQVYSWEQVEDLVALYLGGADRDKLDPILDACVATYKTDLDEDGQVDFKGKCKAFTRTYGFLAAILPYSNADWEKLSIFLNFLTPKLPAPEEQDLSKGILASIDMDSYRVEAQATMSIALPDADAEIDPVPTSGGGRKPEPELDLLSNILKTFNDMFGNIDWKDADKIGKVIAEELPTKVAADKAYQNAMKNSDKQNARIEHDKALERAVIELLTDHTELFKQFSDNPSFKKWLAETIFAATYDAA